GAGGCCGCATTCCATGCAGCGCGCGCCGCGGCATCCTTGAGGCGGAGCTCCGCGAGATCGAACTTGCCTTTGTGAATGCGATGCGTCAACTTGATGCCTGAAATCGTGGCCGCGGCGCTCCTGAACCGTTTGAAGCCGAGCATCACATTCGTTCTGGATTTGATGTGGCGACGGGATCGGGTGATTCTCTTGCCCAGGTGTCGGCTCGACATCTGCACCGACGTTGCATATCGAGGCCCGATGCGGTTTTATGGCATCATCGTGTGCACCTTCACACCACCGCAGGAGCGTACGTCATGGCGACTTATATTGTCTTCACGAAGGAAAGCACGCAGGATCAGGGTGAACTCGACATCTATCAAAGCAAGGTGGGCGAGACCTTCAAAGGTCATCCTGTCAAGATTCTCGCTGCCTACGGACCTCAACAGGTTCTTGAGGGCGAAGCGCCTGAGGGCGTCGTGATCGTGGAGTTTCCGTCGACTGCGGCCGCGCGTGCGTGGTACGACGGCCCGGCGTATCAGGAAGTCGCACAGCACCGGTTCAAGGGCGCACGCTATCGCGCCGTTCTTGTCGAAGGCGTGTAACGAAAGGTGGGGATGCGCGGGCGCGTGGGGCTCAGCGGGCCTTGACAGATTTACGAAACGTCGACGCGGTAATGGTGCCAGCCACATTCGATCCGTTCACCCGGTGACACCATCTGCAACGGCGTGCCTAGAAGGGGCGATGCCCGCGCATGATGAGCTGGATGGGCTCATTCCTTCAGGAAGTTTTCAGGTGGGTCACGAAAGGCCGGATTTTCGCGTCGTCCGGATTCACATACACGACATCGGTCGGCACACGACGAGGAGCGTCAACGGTAAAGAAGACCGCTGGCGAGTCGAGTATTTCAGTGATCGCGTGTATGGTGTTCCGCTCAAAGGTCACCAGCTGGCCCGCAGCGAGGATGCGAGGCGCCTCGTCCTCGATCGAGAAGGCAACCTTCCCGGTCAGGAGGTAGAGATGTTCTTCGCACGTCTCGTGGTAGTGGCGAGGAATCGGGTAATAAACACGAAAGAGTCGTGAGCTAGCAGAAAGCTCATCGGTCAGGTAGACGTCGACGATCGTGCTATCGGCCTCGTCCGGAAATTGGTCGATGATCTTGTCTATGTCAAAGAAATTAAACAACTCATACTCCGGTTTGTGGGGGATGCTAGCCGGGTCTGCCGTGACTGAATACAGCGTGCCACACGACAACCGAGCGGTAGAACCACCTCATTGCGCAAATGAGATTTGCACAATGGGGCATGCTCCAAAGCGAACTACTTCGCTATCGCCCGCATCGCTATCAACGCCGGGCTGCGAACGCACGCAATGATTGACGACTTGCGTGGGAGTATCGATTAACCGCGTCACGCCCAACACTTCTTAGCCCCCGCCGATCAACCACCATAGCCACCCAGGACTCCAACCGCATGGGACCGCTCCGCGGTTTCCTCCCTCGAGGCTTATTCGACGCCTGCTCACAGGCGCCGCAGCACGCTCACACCAGTTTTAATGAGGGCAGGCATTGAATAACTTTTAACGTCGCAGGACGGTCCCTTGACATGATGCATGCCGAATGGGAGTCGCCGAGCGATATACCCGTAGTCAGACGAAACGCAGAGAAACGGGGCCGGGCACCGAAGCACGATCTGCTTTTGGAGACCTTTCAATTTCACTCTAATTGCGTACGAGAACGCGCCCATCTCCACGCTACGTAAGCATCGGAAATATTGTGGGTGTCGGCCTTAATGTTCCCTTCAGATAAGCCCGTTACGATCGCTGTCGAGGCGCAAAAAACGAGTTCTCGCGTTACCACCCTGACAGGAGAACACTGACACGCATCAGACACACCCCCGTCACCTCGGCAGCATCGCGATGAATGTGTTTCCGCCGCCGTGCTGAGCGGTAGGTGATGAAGCCGTACTTTCGCATCTCGGGCGTGCCGTGCGGCTTGGTTACTGCCGACGGTCGACCGATCCATTGATTCTCACACTGGCCACCGCCAATGGCGACGAGTGCCTTGTTTTCGACTGCAACCTTGCTGCCTGTCGGAATGGCACTACATGCGCTTGCATATTTTTGCGGTGCCTGCGCGTCATTCGGAATCGCCTACACCGTCACGGCCATTGCGCTGGTGGGTTCGTTTTTTGCGCGGAACACTATCAAGGCACCCAGCTATCCGCCTGTGACGGTGATCAAGCCTCTACGTGGTATGGAAACAGCGTTGCTACCTAATCTGGTGAGCTTCTGCGAACAGGTTTATCCGGGGGCGGTGCAATACCTCTTTGGAGTTCATGATCCGGATGACCCCGCATTGGAGGTAGTCGAGGAACTTCGGCGTCTGCACCCGGGCGCACATATCACGGTTGTCGCCGATAGCAAGTTGCACGGTTCGAACCGGAAAGTGAGCAACCTGCTTAACATGCTTCCTTCAGCGGTTCATGAGTTCTTCGTTTTTGCAGACAGTGACGTGTCGGTGGGGCGAGATTACCTTCGCAGAATAATGGACGAACTGCAGGCGGAGCGCGTGGGTCTTGTGACATGCGCATACGTCGGCGTACCCGATCCAGGCTTTTGGCCGAGGTTTTCAGCGAGAGCCATCGACTATCAGTTCTTGCCCGGTGTCGCGATGGGTCTCGCGCTTGGCCTGGCCAAGCCGTGTTTCGGGCAGACAATCGCGCTGCGTCGTAAAACTCTGGATGAGATTGGCGGGCTTCGTCAGTTTTCCAATTTTCTTGCGGAAGATCACGCCATTGGGTGTGCTGTGCGCGCGACAGGACAAAAGGTGGTCATCCCGGGATTCGTGATCGGACATGCGTGCACGGAATCCACGGCTTCTCGTCTTATCGAACATGAGTTGCGCTGGAGCAGGACAATCCGGCGGATCGATCCACTCGGCCACTTCGGTTCGGCGCTGAGCTATCCCGTCGCACTGTCGGTATTCGCGCTATTGCTCGCGGGGGCGTCGATGTGGTCAGTGTGGTTGCTTATCGCTGCCTTGTGCGCGAGAGTGTTATTGCAGATCCGCATCGATACCACGCTGAGGCGGCCGGTTCGCGATTTTTGGCTCTTGCCATTGTGGGATCTCATTGCTTTCGCCATACTTTGCGCAAGCTTTCTGTCGTCACGAGTTGTATGGCGAGGCGTGAGTTTCAATGTTGACCGCCGTGGGTTGCTGAAAATCACACCCGCCAATCGATCCGCCAAAGAATCAACCCTATCTCGTGATCCATCTCGATGATCAGGCATATCAGCAGACAGCGTTTGCGGGAATGATTTTCGCGCTAGTGATCCTTTGGGGCAGCCACCCGGAAGAAGTGCTCCTCCTGTTGCGGGACGCAGGCTCGGGATTGCTTCTCGCGGGGTTCGCCCACATTCTGCCAATGCTGGCCAACGCGCGCGACTGGCAAACACTGATACGTGGTGCAAACCGCCCAACGTTGCTGTCGATGTTGAAACTGGTCCGAATACGCGAGTCGGTGAACTGCATGCTGCCGGTTGCCCGTATCGGCGGGGAGCACGTTTCATTCCAGATTCTGCGGCGTTCTGGAGTGAGCTTTACGGCAGATATGCGAAGCCGCAGTGACGCGGGCGCATGAAACAGAGAGCACCCGCAGATGAAATACCTTGGAAGTGTTGCCGCCTTATGCGGTCTCGCGTTCGCGCTATGGCTCGTGTGGCACGATCATCCTGCCGCCGTGCTGCAACTGCTGAGAGGCGCGGGCATGGGCCTCGTGCTGGCAGCCTTGCTGCATATCCTGCCGATGTGCGCGAATGCATGGGACTGGCGCACCCTGATCCGCGTCCGTGAGCGGCCGTCATTCCCGGCAATGCTCAGGCTCGTGTGGATCCGCGAGTCAATCAATGGTCTTTTGCCCGTCGCGCGCATCGGAGGCGAAATCGTTTCGTTCCGGCTGCTCGGGCGCGCGGCTATGCGCCCGGCAACCGCGGCGGCGGGCCTCGTCGTCGACATGCAGCTCACGCTGATCAGCCAGCTCCTCTTTGCTTTGGTCGCCGCGGGCTATGTGCTCGAGCATTCGTCTTCCGATGTGGCGCGCTTCGCAGGCCGCCTCGCCTGGGCCATTGCGGCGCTCGCCCCGGCGCTGGTGCTGTTCGCGCTCGTCCATCACGCACGGCCGTTCGAGCGTGCGGCACGGACCCTCAACCGGATCACGAGCGGCAAGGTGGTCGACCTGGTGGGCAGGTCCGCACGCATCGATCAGTCCATCAAACTGATCTGGCGGCAGACGGGCATTGTCGTCCGCTATCTGCTCATCTGGCAGACGCTGCAATGCGCGGGGTATGCGCTGGAGATCTGGTTCGCGCTGCACGTGCTCGGGGCAGACGCGACCTTCGCACAGGCGTTCGTGATCGAGGCCCTGATTCAGCTCGTCAGCAGCGCCGCCTTCCTGGTCCCGGGGGGCCTCGGCGTGCAGGAGGGCGGCTTCGTGCTGATCGGTGGCCTGCTCGGATTCGACGCGCCGACGTGCCTCGCGCTCGCAGGAGCGCGGCGCGTGCGCGATCTGCTGTTCTATGTGCCGGGCCTGCTTGCATGGCAGGTGGCCGAATATGCCTTGCCGTCGACACGCCGTGTTGAAGGCGCGGACTGAGGAAGGGGCCTATGCTTGAGCCGGACGACGCGGCGAATGCACGAATTCACGTACGATTTGAGTCAATGCAGGCACATAACCGGCTCCGTTCACGATGTAGTCAAGGGATGTCCGAATGCATTACGCGAATATTTCTGCAGGCGTACGTGTGCATTCCGGCCGCTAGTTGACAGTTATATTGTCCGCAACGGAAACAGTGGGCGGCGCCAATCGACGAGGCCGCACCAACGCGACGCGTGTCCCGCATAGCGAGCTTCGATTCGTAATTCAACGTGAAGTCGCAACGGGCACCAGCGCGGACGCACGTCGCTCCGTCAGGCCCCGCGTTTTCGCGTAGGCGACCTGCTGGCGTCAGGCGCGGAGGGGCGCGCTGCGCTGAAGTCGAGGCACGTAGAACCGCGGGTCGGGGTCTGAGGCCTCATGCCTTACGCGTCCTCAGAAATCTGAAGAACTCCACGCCTTCCTGAAGACGCCGTTTCATCATTTCCCAACTCACCAGCATCTCGCGGACGATTTCCCAGATCTTCGATGGCCGGAAATAAAAGTGCTTGTAGAACTCCTCCACGCCAAGATAGATCTCCTCGCGCGACAGGTGCGGATAGCCGATCGTTGCCGCCTGGGTGCCCGCGTCATTGATCAGGGTGATGACCTTGGTGTCTTTAAGCCATCCATTCTCGACTGCCTGCTTGTGAAGGACTGTGCCCGGGTAGGGCGCAGCGAGTGACACCTGGATCGTGTGGGGGTTGATCTCTTTCGCATACTGGATCGTCTTTTTGATCGTTTCGTGCGTCTCACCGGGGAGACCAAGAATGAACGTACCGTGGATCTTGATGCCAAGCTTGCGGCAATCGTCACTGAACTGGCGTGCCATATCGGTCCGCAGGCCCTTTTTGACATTCACGAGGATCT
The Paraburkholderia hospita DNA segment above includes these coding regions:
- the hpnI gene encoding bacteriohopanetetrol glucosamine biosynthesis glycosyltransferase HpnI is translated as MATSALFSTATLLPVGMALHALAYFCGACASFGIAYTVTAIALVGSFFARNTIKAPSYPPVTVIKPLRGMETALLPNLVSFCEQVYPGAVQYLFGVHDPDDPALEVVEELRRLHPGAHITVVADSKLHGSNRKVSNLLNMLPSAVHEFFVFADSDVSVGRDYLRRIMDELQAERVGLVTCAYVGVPDPGFWPRFSARAIDYQFLPGVAMGLALGLAKPCFGQTIALRRKTLDEIGGLRQFSNFLAEDHAIGCAVRATGQKVVIPGFVIGHACTESTASRLIEHELRWSRTIRRIDPLGHFGSALSYPVALSVFALLLAGASMWSVWLLIAALCARVLLQIRIDTTLRRPVRDFWLLPLWDLIAFAILCASFLSSRVVWRGVSFNVDRRGLLKITPANRSAKESTLSRDPSR
- a CDS encoding lysylphosphatidylglycerol synthase domain-containing protein gives rise to the protein MKYLGSVAALCGLAFALWLVWHDHPAAVLQLLRGAGMGLVLAALLHILPMCANAWDWRTLIRVRERPSFPAMLRLVWIRESINGLLPVARIGGEIVSFRLLGRAAMRPATAAAGLVVDMQLTLISQLLFALVAAGYVLEHSSSDVARFAGRLAWAIAALAPALVLFALVHHARPFERAARTLNRITSGKVVDLVGRSARIDQSIKLIWRQTGIVVRYLLIWQTLQCAGYALEIWFALHVLGADATFAQAFVIEALIQLVSSAAFLVPGGLGVQEGGFVLIGGLLGFDAPTCLALAGARRVRDLLFYVPGLLAWQVAEYALPSTRRVEGAD
- a CDS encoding lysylphosphatidylglycerol synthase domain-containing protein; the protein is MIHLDDQAYQQTAFAGMIFALVILWGSHPEEVLLLLRDAGSGLLLAGFAHILPMLANARDWQTLIRGANRPTLLSMLKLVRIRESVNCMLPVARIGGEHVSFQILRRSGVSFTADMRSRSDAGA
- a CDS encoding cupin domain-containing protein, encoding MFNFFDIDKIIDQFPDEADSTIVDVYLTDELSASSRLFRVYYPIPRHYHETCEEHLYLLTGKVAFSIEDEAPRILAAGQLVTFERNTIHAITEILDSPAVFFTVDAPRRVPTDVVYVNPDDAKIRPFVTHLKTS
- a CDS encoding DUF1330 domain-containing protein, whose amino-acid sequence is MATYIVFTKESTQDQGELDIYQSKVGETFKGHPVKILAAYGPQQVLEGEAPEGVVIVEFPSTAAARAWYDGPAYQEVAQHRFKGARYRAVLVEGV